The Pyxicephalus adspersus chromosome 1, UCB_Pads_2.0, whole genome shotgun sequence sequence AGCCTGCTTTGCTACagaaataatattcattatattttttggaagtttttagAAAGGTAAAAATGTAGGACTTTGTGTAATTTTTGGAAGGCATACATAAAGATATAgtctatttaaatttttttatttattttttacatatccaAATTTTCAGTTTCTGCCTCCCACAGTGCCCTAGTAAATGGTAAAGTCTTTATCCCTGCTAGGGAATAAGGAGggcctgtaaaataaaaaaatacatgtccactttgcttttatttttttttgcaaaactaaatTTGACCAGCAAATGGCAACATAGGTCAAACCTATTAGTGCTTTTAGTTCCCAATGAGTTAGTTTTCTTGTTGTAGAAAGgaattatttaatatatgttttgcaTCTGCAATTATTCAAACtgctcaaaaaaataatttctgtttccTTTGCAGGGATATTTAAGCATTCACTTTCCATATCAAAAGCATTCCTGTCAGATCTCACGTGCGAAAAAGATCGCCCCCATGTAATGGGGAGGTTTAATGCAGCTTCCAGTATGGGCTTTATTCTGGGTCCTGTTGTTGGTGGTTACCTAGCTGAACTGCCAGGTGGATTTTATATGACATCCCTCATCTGTATGGCCATATTTATAGTGAATGCAGGTATGTACATAATTATTACACACAACTAGCATAATGTACCATTtccataattttgtattggaaatgCCTGACTATGTAAAGAACCTTACAAATATGGTGCCATTTTGCTGCCTAAACTTCTCTGGAACAGGTTTCTTTTGACATGGGGTTTTCAGTGAAATGGTGCGTTACAATGTTATTAAACCCAGCCATTGCAGTATAGCCCCATATGCTCTTATCTTCAGAACACCCTTTATAATGTGCTGTTTTGGAACTTTTAGCACTAGCTACAAACCTTGTGGAGTCCCCTCAGTCACAGTTTATATGTTTGAATcctatatgtgtatgtgtatatagctGTGTGGTCTGCACACCATTTCTGTAGCTGATAGATGCCTACTATGAAGAACAATAAACTACAGAACTACCCCTTAGGTCCCACTGGAGTCTGGGCCAGCCACTTGTTTTGCCCTTGATTATAAATTGCTTTGTTTACTGTGAccaaaatcatcttttttttttttttttttttttttttaggaaatgtatgtCGAAGTATTGCCAATAGATTTTTTAATAAGTGGGTAAAAACATTAACAAGTATGCATACATCTTTTTCAATGTATATGAAACACAGCAAAGTGTCATAGTAGCTAGAGCTGTAGAGCAATTTTTCATTCCTAGTTAACTCCACACATTTTTATGAATGCACAATGATACAAGAACCTATCCAGTTCCCTCAATAGGTATTCCAATTTCATGTTTTTGATTGACACACAATGTTTGGTCCTGATTGAAAACCTGGCAACGTTTCTAATGAGTATATTTTTCTAACTTGTAGGTCTTGTTTGGATTATGCCACAGACTGAGGAAAAAGTGACTGGTGCTGCTCACTCCGATACCAATGTGACTTTAAATAATAGCCAGATGCCAAAATCTAGTAAGAGATCACATGACTTGCAGGAAGATAATGGGAAGAAATCGGATAATGATGCTCAGACACTTTGGGTGCaaatcatttctgtttttaaGAAAGTTACAGGGGTGGCCTTCTCTGAGATGTGGGATATATTTTTAGTCCGTCTACTCATGGCAATATCCGTAATGCTCTACTACAGCAACTTTGCCTTGGCGATGGAGGAAAGATTCCACATGACTCCTCGAATGACTGGCTTTCTAATTAGTTATGGCAGTACTCTTGGAGCTTTGGCTGGATTTTCTCTGGGACCACTTTCTAAACTTTATCAGTACAATACTTACACCATGCTGTTACATTCAAGTGTTCTCACATTCTTTTCTATTCTTGTGTATTCAGTAGCACCTAAGATGTGGATAGTGATTTTGTCTTCTACATTCCTAGCCTTTTCTACCAGTATAGGAAGGACTTGTATTGTGGACCTTGAGCTCACACTAGGTGAACAGTATGGAAGTGGCACATTAATAGGGGTTGGGCAGTCAGTGACGTCAGTGGGTCGCATATTGGTACCCATTCTGTCGGGAATAGCACAAGAATATAGTCCTTGTGGGCCTCCACAGCTGGGTGCTATGTTAGCATTAGCATCCATATTCCTAATGTACAAAAGTAAAGTGGGCTTCAGTTATTCCACACACAAAAAGCTGAAAGCAGCCTGAAAAAAACTGCATATGAGCAATGAACTAAGCAGTAGTCTGAAAAGCTTCTGGTAGCTGCAGATGCAATACATGGTTCACCATTGCCTATAGATagat is a genomic window containing:
- the MFSD9 gene encoding major facilitator superfamily domain-containing protein 9, with the translated sequence MGAAGGMGAAEPTSTPNGRSLQKYLHVVGFLDLFGVSMIVPLLSHHMKSLGASPTTAGIIGSCYGILQLFSSSVVGSWSDIVGRRYSLITCIIISALGYGLLGVSVNIYIYAIARIPVGIFKHSLSISKAFLSDLTCEKDRPHVMGRFNAASSMGFILGPVVGGYLAELPGGFYMTSLICMAIFIVNAGLVWIMPQTEEKVTGAAHSDTNVTLNNSQMPKSSKRSHDLQEDNGKKSDNDAQTLWVQIISVFKKVTGVAFSEMWDIFLVRLLMAISVMLYYSNFALAMEERFHMTPRMTGFLISYGSTLGALAGFSLGPLSKLYQYNTYTMLLHSSVLTFFSILVYSVAPKMWIVILSSTFLAFSTSIGRTCIVDLELTLGEQYGSGTLIGVGQSVTSVGRILVPILSGIAQEYSPCGPPQLGAMLALASIFLMYKSKVGFSYSTHKKLKAA